The stretch of DNA TCATTTGGTGCCATTTCTCTTCACTGACTGAAGTTTGGTATAGGTCACGATTGTTGTTGTTGCGGTTCCTGAAGGGCTTCCATTGGCAGTAACCTTGACGTAAGTCTCATTAACGTGTCTATTATCAGTTTCCTACCTTTTCCCACCTCCAATCTAGTtattttgagattgatttcCCTTTAATTTCCTACAGTCTAGCATACTCAATGAAGAAAATGATGGCTGACAAGGCTTTggtatgtgatatattatggtTCTCTGTCAGAATTTTTGCTTTGTTCAATGATGATATTGTATTCTTCAATCTATGCTATTTCAAGAAATTGCTAATACAAATTGATCTATAGGTGCGTAGGCTTTCAGCTTGTGAAACTATGGGATCCGCAACTACCATTTGCAGTGATAAGACCGGAACTTTGACCCTAAACCAAGTTATTTCCCTTCTGCTCTTGAGTTTGTTTGAATTTAAGTAGATTGGTGCATTCATCAGTTTTCATTTCTTCTTTGAGTCGTTTAACCTGGGAAAACACACATTGGCACAGATGACAGTAGTTGAGACCTATATTGGGATACAGAAAATCCATCCTCTGGAGAACAGTTCACAGTTGAACGCGACAGTTTCCTCTCTGCTAGATGAGGGATTGGCACAAAATACTTCTGGGAGTGTATTTTTGTCGAAGGTACCCTTTCTTCTGCCAATTGGGCCCGTCACTCAAACAGAATTTTAAAGAGTCCTTCATTGCACATGAGTAGAGCCTGATAAACACACAGCATAGTCTTTCTCACTTGTGTTATAGATAACTAGGTTCATGAAGTTTAACATTTGAGCTAGAAATTCTTACCACCACTTTATTTTTTCCTCAAAATTGCTCTTCAAGAGGGAAACATTATATTGTTTGGAGCTAAATTTAGTATATTGACACACGTTTATCTTGTTTTTGGCattgtttgtttatttttttcagGATGGTGATGTAGAGGTTTCTGGATCTCCAACTGAAAAAGCTATTCTTTACTGGGGTGTCAAAGTATTATAATGTTTTCTCACTGCATCTATATTTCATCTGGAACAAATTCTTTTGAATTAATCAATTATCATTAACCAAATTTTGTAGTTGGGAATGAAGTTTGATGTTGTGAGATCAGAGTCAATAATTCTTCATGTCTCTCCTTTTAATTCTACCAAGAAGCGAGGTGGTGTTGCTTTAAGGGGGCGGGTAATTGATTCATTTTGTTTATCATTGCATTTTGTTGAGTTTTGTGAGTAATTCTTTTCAACAACTAGCATATTGCATGTGCTTCGCACATCAAATCATGCATTACCTGGcacaaattaataaataagatattttaattttaaaaaaattaaaataaatagaaaattaTGACACTAAATTTtacttgtataatattttttaaacttttctTAATATCAGATAAGTAAATTGGATAATTGAAATTACTCATTAAACTAATTTAAAGTTGTAGCGAAGTCAAGTAAACAATCATATGAAATATTCTATTGCTATTGAGGAATACCAGAGGCTGAATATCTTTTCCCTTAAGCTTAGCATATTAATAACTAATTCATAGGCTAATCAAATTACAATCAGCTAAGTGAAGAAAGAAAACTAATTACCGCTGATAATTGCAACTAGGGAATATATCAGGAAGTTGGGATTTTCAACATAAGAGAAATTTGAGCTAGCATATGGAGGTGTTTGCCTTCACCTTTTTGGATGGCAATCATCTTGGAATCGTATGTTATTTTTGTGAACTTAACAGCTTGGTTAGTTAACGAAAATTTGGCTGCTAACCACCTGCTGAGTCTCATTTATTACCCAAAATGCATTTAACTATCCAAATCATTTACCAGAGTTGATAGTGCTCTTGAATctctttaaattcatttttggaacattaaattttatcttgTTTGTTTTGGCAGACTAGCTCAAAAGTTCATATTCATTGGAAGGGAGCTGCTGAAATGATTTTAGCCTTGTGTTCACAGTACATTGATGTAAATGGTTCCTTGCAGCCCATTGATGAAGCTAAGGTTAATAAGGCAAACTTTTAGTTCAAAAGAATTCACCTCTCATGTGTGTGTGAAAAGATAAAACCGACATGAGATACATAAAAAAACTCGTTTTCTATAATGGAGCTTATAATGGATGAGCATAGAATAGAGATAAAATTAACTGAATGCTTGAGAAACTGAAGAATTTACTCTGTTATAATTTGATTTGACATGGAAATATCTGGGGACTTCTATCAAGAATTCCAGATGAACATGTTTATTGATGTTTTGAACTTAATTCCAGGATTTCCTTAAAGATGCTATTGATAATATGGCTGCAAGAAGTTTGAGGTGTGTTGCCTTAGCATACAGAACATACCAAACCGAAAAGGTTCCAACTAATGAAGAAGAGCTGTCACAGTGGACCTTACCTGAAGATGATCTTGTTTTACTGGGTATTGTTGGTATAAAGGTCCGTACAGTGAAGATCATTTGTCGCCACTCTTAGTTGCTGTTTCCCTGAATGCATAGCTAACATATTCTATTAATGATAATAGTTATGCCTTGCTTCTGTCCTTGTCGATTAGTACTCATGCATGTGTTGTATCTTTTACTTTCATCACTGGTAACATTTCTGGTTCTCTCACATTTTGTTTCAACATGTAGTAACTATTATTTGTAGCATTACTCAGCAAATTCAATTTCAAGTGCAAAGCCGTACAAATAAGAAATCGATGTTCCACAGGATCCTTGCCGTCCAGGTGTCAAAGATGCAGTGAAATTGTGCACAGATGCTGGTGTTAAGGTACAtgttaaatgtcccacatcgACTGGATTAAGTCTTAGAGAGTTATACATATAGACTTGGACAATCCCCCCCTAGAGTTAGCTTTTGAGGTTGAGTTAGATGCAAGTCCTAATCTTAACATAGTATCAAAGCTTACGCCCACTGTTATGTGTTAGAGTGCCCACATGATAATGTCTTGTAAAGTTCACGCAACTGTTAAATTTCCCATATCAACTAAAATAAGTCTTTGGGAGTTGTATAGATAGACTTAGACAATTTTCTCTACTTGAGCTAACTTTTGGGGCTTAGTTATGTCCAATTCTTAATTTATGTTTTAAACTTATGGCAGTACACTTATATAGTGATTTGTGGTTCAAGTTTTTCAATATGATTTTCAGCCTAccacatatatttattttcacTTTTTAATCATTGAGTATTTGTATTGATTGAGGAAACAGATAGAACAAGTTATCACTACCTTTAGCACCCACAACTAGCATGATCTAATATCGTATTCGGATTGagatatttaaaatcatttttcaaaaaCCAAACATATAAAACCTGGATTACACTATAATAAATAATGAACTCGCTCTTACTCATTACACAATACCTATTGTTAGTCtggtttttaattatttttcgtAGTTTTTTAATGAGTATAATTAATAAAAGTAAAGCTGAAAATGCACATGAAATCAACCTAATTCATGCACTTgtttggattaattaaatttcaTTTAATTTAGGCACATTTATTAATGATTGTGATGGATTTCAAATTCACcaacaaattttattttcaaatcaaatctctTCACTTAAATCCGTCCATCTAAATGCTCTAATATATTTTGGTTGTATTTTccaattaaaatttgaataaaaattcatGACTGACTCCAATTGTCAACCAATAGGTGCGCATGGTAACTGGAGATAATCTTCAGACAGCCAAAGCAATTGCTCTAGAATGCGGTATACTTTCTTCTGATGCAGACACAAGTGAACCAAATATTATAGAAGGGAAGAAATTCAGAGAGTTGTCTGACCATGAGAGAGAACAAGTTGCAAAGAAGATTTTGGTATGTTATTTGAATGACTATTTATTGATCATTTCTTTAATACGGGTGATCTAGTGGTGAATCTTGAACATTGTCATGCGAAGGTTATGGGACGATCATCTCCAACCGATAAGCTTTTGCTAGTTCAAACACTCCGTAAACTAGGTGAAGTAGTCGCCGTGACTGGAGATGGAACCAATGATGCTCCGGCATTGCATGAggttcaatttattttgatcaCAATCTATTATTGTTATTCTTAAAAGCTACATATATCCGCTCATGATGCGCCTGTCAACCTATTATATCTGCACATTTGTCAAGCTCATGAGGTTCATACTATCATTTATAATGTTTGCTACTGAAACTTAATCTACCTCCATATCGTATTGATTAGTCACATAAACTATAAAAAATTACATAACCAAACTTTCACAGGGTGTAAGACCATTTGCAGATTCTAATAAACAGAAACTTGTTTCCAAGACCTCTTGACAGTTTATTTGCATACTTGAATGGTTTAGCATTAACCGTCTGAAAAATTCCTGTGTAAACTTGATACTGTAGTTTATGGGAAACCACTGCAGATAAAAACATGTTTGAAGAGCGTGCCATGTCGCACTTATTTCTTAATGTTTTTGACTGGAATAGTGTCAAAAACTTCCTTACAAAGGGCCAAGTGTCTATCCCTTGGAAAATTTTGTTTCTTTCATCTTTAAGAGAAGTTTTATGACCAGTTGAGCACTGTAACTCAAAAGCTTGAGACAACTTGAAAAAAACATTGTCTTCTCTCTCCCAAATGGTTTGAGATCTTTTTCCAGTTTGAGTAAGATATTGGTTATTCTACTCATTTTGTGCAGGCTATTACATATGTTCATTTTCAAACTTCTCGCAGATTTTCCTTAAGTTTTGTCTGAATAATGTCGTGATTCAAGTTGAATTAATTCACCCCAATCGCCATCTCATACTGGTGAGATTTCATATCTGTTAATCACAACCTTCATTTTATCAATTTTAGGCCGATATAGGTCTTTCCATGGGTATACAAGGAACAGAAGTAGCAAAAGAAAGCTCAGATATCATCATCTTGGATGACAATTTTGCTTCAGTTGTGAAGGTAGGTGTACATGAACTTCTAGGTTTCTAGTAAATATGTCAGTGATGATGTAAAGGTTTACTCATGATTTATCACAGCTCTTAATATCATTGAGCAACACTCACTTTATCATATTCTATTAACCTTAAATTGAAAAATGTATAGATTTCTCCGGTACAAAATCACTGTTAATATTGCTACACTTCTTATAAATGTTGTTGCAGTATTATCTTTAACAGCGTTTGTTTGAAAGGCTTCTGGGAAATTTCCTACGTCTATCATTTGCCCATTTGCTTGTTGTAGGTTGTCCGCTGGGGGCGGTCTGTGTACgcaaatattcaaaaatttatCCAGTTTCAACTCACTGTTAATGTTGCTGCCCTTGTTATAAATGTTGTTGCAGCAGTTTCTTCGGGTGATGTTCCACTAAATACAGTGCAGGTACAGTTTCCCTTCCCATTCCCCTTCCCCTTCCCCTTCCCCTTCCCTCTATCTACCACGTAACCACTACCTCTTTCCCCTTGTATTGAGTCTAGCTGAATTAAGTATCCCCTGTTTTATTTGAACTGCTGCCCATTCTGTTGATCATACAAATGATAGATATGAACAAATTATGAAACTACATATTTGCCATTGCTTAGTGGAGAATAGTTTGTGTcgaccaaaaataaaaaatattggtAAACAAATGCGTCATTTGTATCTTTGTGAGCGTTGTTTACttggatttttgaaattttaatgtCTTAGTTCTTCCCATTGATTTTCTTTTTGGCACAGCTTCTTTGGGTTAACCTTATCATGGATACTCTTGGGGCTCTTGCGCTGGCTACTGAACCACCAACAGACCATCTTATGCGTAGAACTCCTGTTGGTCGAAGGTTAGAGTTTGCAAATATGTCAATTGGTAGATTTATATTGTTAATCTATTTTGTAATTGAATGAGAAGgtgatttaaaatatatttacataATTTGACGGTCAATTTCTACAATCATCTTGGTCGCCTTGCACTTTGAATATATGTTCAAGAGAGCTGCATTACTAGTGAAGCGAAATCAAAGATCATCCAAATGCCATGGATTTGACCATGATGCATGCCTAAGGTTTATCCTGATGAATTTGttgtaatatatttaattttccaGTGAGGATTAATTTTTAGGCCTTTACAACCCATAGTTACGTTCGACTTTGCCAGCCATTATGAGTATTAGCTGCAAGCAATTTGTGAAACTTTCTTGGTTTATTAGTGTTGAGTTTGAATGACAAATATTGCATTTTTTTATCGCATATCAACTGGGACAAGCATATGAAATGGCATGCTAAGCTAGAACTTCTTTCCGAGTGTAAAAGTTTCTGCTATGAATATATGACCTTCAGTTTTTATAAATTTCCTAGGGAACCGCTTGTGACAAATATCATGTGGAGGAACTTGCTTATACAGGTATGACATTGTGTTATTAAAGCATAAGTCTACCCTGCTTCGTATTGAAAGAACTTTGGGCAATGTATCATGTTATATTGTTGTTATGACAGGCTTTATATCAAGTGGCCATCCTATTACTTTTTAATTTCTTTGGCATAACTGTTCTCAACTTGAAGAACTACTCGACAGAACATGCTAACATGGTGAAGAATACTATGATATTCAATACATTTGTCCTCTGTCAAGTAAGTAGAGTCTCATTccaacttttaaaaaaaaatcaaaataacttGAGAAGAATTGTTAATTATAGTGAGTTGATATCTTAACCAGAATCTTCATTCAAATTCACATGTAAATACACAGATTTTTAACGAGGTCAATGCTCGTAAACCAGAGGAGATAAATGTCTTCAAAGGCATGACTAAAAATAACCTATTCACTGGAATAGTGGGAAGCACATTTATACTACAGGTGAGGGATATAACGTTAATCGATTCCTATGGTTTGGACTTCAAATCTCTCCATTTGCTGGGGGACTAACAAGCTCCTTTTTTCAATAGATAATCATCATTAATTTCCTTGGGAAATTCACGTCAACCGTGAAGCTAAATTTTGGTCAATGGGTAATTTGCCTTGTCGTCGGCATTATAAGGTTTGTCCAATTGTTTTGTTATTTAAGTTCACCAGTTCAATATCAATATGGTTTGAACTAGTAATTGCCCTATATAGGTATCCCGCCTTTCTGTTTTGGTAGTAATCCTAAAACTGTCGGGTTTAGAGCTTAAAATTAGTTGATaataatcaataaaattaaaatggaaAAAGAAATATACTGAAAGCAGTGATATTAAGTTGTACATGGACATTAAATTGATCATTTCGGAGTTCTTTATCATCATATCCTCACACCGATGATTTCTACAGTTGGCCACTAGCTGCTGCTGGGAAGTTTATTCCAGTTCCAAGTACACCTCTAGCCAAGGTGCTCATAAAGCCATACCAGCGTTGCATTGCTGCTCGTAACTCTGACTAGTATATTTTCCTAAGTCAATAAGCCCGATACTTCTCTTTACAAAATCAGAGTTGTAGCAAGCAATGATCTTGTTTGTTAATGCTACATCTGGTGTATTTCGCTCTATTGTAATGTTATCATGGTAATCGATAAATATGACGGCTAATATTACATACAGCtatctatattttatattttagttataatggaacctttttttttttctcaagaTCGTAAACCTATGCAGTTTGCCTTTGTGATCAAGTAATCATGGTTACAAAccaattttctctcaaaaatcGTAATTTAATACATCCCCACATGTCAATGAAAACATGAAGATGTAACATCTCAAAAATACACATACTTATTAGTTGTACATTAGGTGACACAAGTCACACAAGCTCAAgttgataattttttaaaactaataGTAAAGTACGTGTTACACTATGAATATTTATGTTAAATTTGCAAATGAATGTAGACACATAATTTTTTCACTAATTATTCAATAACAAATATTATTTCACAGCTTATCTGTAAGTTTAAACAACCATGATTAATTTCTTTAAtcttttttatatgattttcgaATCTTTTAGCATTTTTTCATCTTTTTGTTTCATTTTTCCCGCTTTTTCCTTCGATTGAATTCAGTAATCATATCATTATAGATAATTTTCATGTTTCTTTTTCGTCTTcgatttgattttattaatctCTTTGATATTTGTGTGTCTTTTTCTTATGGTCTTCTTATTTTGTTTATTTGAATCATTCACACTTCATGTCTaactatattttatttttcttgttatatatataaaaatatatatatatatataataagaaaaaaTGTACGTCTAAATTTTGAAGTGTAATGAATAGAAAAAACTGGAAAATAATGGAGTGATTAAAATAGATGTGatgtatataataattttaaaattatttatataattacttGATATAAAAATTAGGATAAAATACATGAAAATTCAAGAGCAGATAATATATTAGTAAAAAACTCTCTCAAGGTAAGGGATGCAGGTAGATATTTTATTAGTGAATAATGTCATATATTACAAAATAATTAAGAACTGATAGAGAAATATGTCAAgagatttcaaaattttcaattataatttagaatttatgatttaggatttgaaaaaaatatataattaaattaactaatttattttatttactgAAACATTTTGTCAATAAAAGTTTTCTCGTAAAGAAACTAAAATGTCATGTTTGAGTTAAATATTATAGTTAACGTTGCATAGTTATTATTGATTATAGctttttggtaaaacgacaagTGAGTAATTATTGTACCACCAATTACactcttttaaatcttttaaaatcgtACAATATCTCAAGCGTCATATTTTGATTGCTCTATCCAGTAGAGATAATTATTGTACCACCAATTGCACTCTTTGCAATCTATGAACTCGTGACATTGACTCTGATAGCAATTGTAAGACCAGACAtttgtcgctttaccaaaacTATAGCTGATtataatggtgcaactcaaatattttaaacggtATAATAGCCCATTCGTCATGGTTCTATCGATGTATCCAGCAAGGACAATATTGCATTCCAATAATCTCACTCCTAAATTTACATTCGCTTTACCAAAACTATAGCTGATTATAAaggacaatttttttaaaactaatttaaattttaattttttttcaaaaataatgcaaaaaaaaaaaatgttgcaAAATTACGGCAAACCGTGCTTACAAAGCACGGACGCTGCACATgtggagcagcgtccgtgcttAGTAAGCACGGATTGACTCCACGTTGgcttattagcgacggttttacaattccgtcgctactagcgacggtatctttaccgtcgctaattgcgaCGGTTAAACAAACTGTCTCCCACtcaaattttagcgacggttatgtaaaaccgtcgctatattatgGAATTTTTCGAAtccttaaaaaaataataataataaaaaattatttttcgttATTTCGAAATATATACCGAAATagcgaaaaaaaaatatttcataccgataccgaaaTTTTCAGTACGGTATccttttcggtataccgattttTTCGGTACGCCGTTAATGTCCAAAcataatgtttttaaaaatattttactattaacagcgcacataaAGATGCACGTCGTTGATAATACTATGAACGGCGTGGCGTGTCTTTATTGTGCGCTGCTAAAATTGCATATGTTATTAACATCACATATAAATGCATACTGCAAATATTACTATCCGCGGCGTGCATTTATAGTACTATCTGCAGCTTACatttatgtgtgctgttaatAACATATGCAACTTTCGCAGCGCACAATAAAGACACGTCACGCCGTTCAAAGTATTATCAACATCGTGCATCTttatgtgcgctgttaatagtaaaatatttttaaaaacattatgTCTGGatattaacggcgtacattaatCGCACGTCGTTATTTACTATTCACGGCTAGGGTtgggaaaaaataccgaaataccgaaaaatcgTACAGAAAAAAATATCGAACTTACCGAAAAAATATCGAATTTACCGAAaaaatcggtataccgaaaaggATATTGTACTGAAAATTTCGGTATTGGGGAAAAATTCcataatatagcgacggttttacacaaccgtcgcaaaatttGAGTTGGCAACGGTTTTGTAACTCGTCGCTATTAGAGACGGTTATTAAACCGTCTCTAGTCGCGACGGAATTGTAAAACCTTCGCTAATAAGCCAACGTGGACTCAATCCGTGCTTACTAAGCACGGACGTTGCTCCACATGTGCAGCGTCCGTGCTTTGTAAGCACGGTTTGCCGTAATTTTgcaacactttttttttttttgcattatttttgaaaaaaaatttaaaatttaaattagttttaaaaaaaaccccatGATTTTGGCTCTGATATATACCAATTGTATGATCTACTGGATAGTACAATCAAAATATGACGCTTGAGATATTCTAtgattttaaaagatttgagctAATGTTTAAACATTGTTACCACAAGttataaattttgataaaacGACAAACGTTATATCCTACAAGATTTATTCTATCATGTCTCAActaatattacattaatttaacTAAATAATAAACTTTAAAATTACTCACTTGTCGTTTTACCAAAGAACTATAATCGATAATAACTATGCAACGttaactaaaatattttaaatcgtaaAGCAACTCAAATGTCATGTTTCATTTGTTCTACCCTAACAAATCCGATATGGATGTTATTTACAATcaaaaatcatttctctagataatATGCACActaatcaaataatttcatcgaacacaaaataattttaattaacaataataatTTAAACACAAATATTAATTGTTGGGGTGACAACTCTACGCCCTCAAATATGCTCCATTAAGTTccaatcataataataatacacTATGAATTGGTAAATATAACTTAGTTAACTTAGTGAGtaatattaaatcataattttgttattttgaaatGTGAAAAATAGTTTTGTATGTATATAAATTCATCAAATATAATGAGAAACTAAGTAATATGTACAAAAAGAGGaaaatttgttttttatgtatataatttcatcatatacaatgaaaaattaattaataggtTGAAAAGAACAAATAATACAACAAATCGGTATATATGATGATTTCGTAGTAGAATAATACTAATACAATTATAATTTGTATTATGTTTAAAACGCAACTGAAAATTAGATAACAAAATTCTTAATAATATgaattttaatgttaaaaacattattatgTTAAATATTATCATAACACATAATGAATCATTAGTGAAATCACTAAATTATTGAGCtactatttatttaattattacttAAATCAATTTATTAGAATTTGTCAACATTTAACACTTCTTATTATCTACACAAAAATATCAAGAATATCAAGaagttcataattttttttatattactaataaaaataatttaaatacataaaaatattttaagttcctaaaaatattattttataataatctAATATATTTGTAACATAAAATAGAATTGAAAAGTTCACAAAATTTATTAGTTATATCTAAAATATTAaacattttattataatttttcaaattttagtcTTTCTAACCatctatatataaatatcaagACTTTCACAAATTTAtagatattaattaataaaaataatttaaatttaaaatatataaataataaatttcataaaaaataatattatgtgttTATAATAGTAGGAAAAAACTGAAAAATAGGGTTGAAGAGCTCATAAATTTTattagttatattttaaaataaagcgGCTTACATCCATACATGACACCATGTTTTCTACCTTGCGCAATGAGAGGTacaaataataaaatcacaatttaaaaataatttattaaaaaataatctgAGGAAATTATTGCTAAACCTCAATCTCTTAATAAttcaattaatattttatattaaaaaatattcataCAAAATAATCTTTACCATATGTCAATATCTACATATGTATGATGCTTATTAGTTCATATTTAAAATGCAACTTATTATAAAAATGATGTATTTATATGtgaaataataaaaaagaataaaataaaaaaattaaatattcattaGCAACCATGAAGAAATTCATTCAATTTAGTAATCAATTTTAGTAGCAACACTTATAAACACTTATAATTTTCTATTTCACGATCTGGAAGAGAAAGTGGCTTGTAGTAGAGAGAAAAAGCGAACGACAGAAAAATCAGGTGATTAAAGTACTGTGGCATTAAGTTTATTCCTGATTCACATTAAGTTTACTCAATAGGATTAAGGTTCTTAAATCATTTTATGAGAGCATTGGGTGGTCCTTAATGGATGTGCTTGATTTAGCCACTATGATATGT from Primulina eburnea isolate SZY01 chromosome 6, ASM2296580v1, whole genome shotgun sequence encodes:
- the LOC140833695 gene encoding calcium-transporting ATPase 9, plasma membrane-type-like; protein product: MTTTNPEAMQHDLESAAGWAGDEEFSDPFDIANTKNASHESLRRWRQAALVLNASRRFRYTLDLKKEDEQEKRRRMIRAHAQVIRAALLFKLAGQRAIVLGTAVAPPSPHGGYAIGLEQLAAMTRDHNLSAVREYGGVQGLCNSLKTNLETGVSGDENDLSQRKISFGSNTYPVKKGRSYLRFLWEAWQDLTLIILIVAAVASLALGIKTEGLEEGWYDGGSISFAVLLVIFVTATSDYRQSLQFQNLNEEKRNIQVEVIRGGRREKVSIYEIVVGDVIPLKIGDQVPADGILISGHSLAIDESSMTGESKIVHKDHKAPFFMSGCKVADGAGNMLVTGVGINTEWGLLMASISEDTGEETPLQVRLNGVATFIGIVGLSVALFVLIILLARFFSGNSKNPDGSIQFVRGKTSIGHTVDGVIHIITAAVTIVVVAVPEGLPLAVTLTLAYSMKKMMADKALVRRLSACETMGSATTICSDKTGTLTLNQMTVVETYIGIQKIHPLENSSQLNATVSSLLDEGLAQNTSGSVFLSKDGDVEVSGSPTEKAILYWGVKLGMKFDVVRSESIILHVSPFNSTKKRGGVALRGRTSSKVHIHWKGAAEMILALCSQYIDVNGSLQPIDEAKDFLKDAIDNMAARSLRCVALAYRTYQTEKVPTNEEELSQWTLPEDDLVLLGIVGIKDPCRPGVKDAVKLCTDAGVKVRMVTGDNLQTAKAIALECGILSSDADTSEPNIIEGKKFRELSDHEREQVAKKILVMGRSSPTDKLLLVQTLRKLGEVVAVTGDGTNDAPALHEADIGLSMGIQGTEVAKESSDIIILDDNFASVVKVVRWGRSVYANIQKFIQFQLTVNVAALVINVVAAVSSGDVPLNTVQLLWVNLIMDTLGALALATEPPTDHLMRRTPVGRREPLVTNIMWRNLLIQALYQVAILLLFNFFGITVLNLKNYSTEHANMVKNTMIFNTFVLCQIFNEVNARKPEEINVFKGMTKNNLFTGIVGSTFILQIIIINFLGKFTSTVKLNFGQWVICLVVGIISWPLAAAGKFIPVPSTPLAKVLIKPYQRCIAARNSD